From the genome of Pyxidicoccus trucidator, one region includes:
- a CDS encoding HEAT repeat domain-containing protein, with protein sequence MHATTMKLLKRAALLSALLWLLPAPALATGPQATTLKPATCTVEGMLDDVRAALKGGSPALQRYVKLRLKEAALAMPAESLLAALAREKDPAVLEALGAALSTKASNAENPTLVQPLLARASGDSDPSVRAAAVRALRSTPSVEFMEKNGGVVTYDQLVRDSSPEVRAAVADNLVAESLEVYSGHDRKVSEAAVAAAAAAEDPAVAAKLLGEVSMEAVGPAAVEQVTKQLRAEDPTLRASAATALGGVPGAASEGALRSLVDLYKSDTNPAVRKAALQGIARLGMSGARPVLESLRGVDRAMDPEIEAWLSALSLNLQEWELLLREKQRLRR encoded by the coding sequence ATGCACGCCACGACGATGAAGCTCCTGAAGCGCGCGGCGCTCCTGTCCGCCCTGCTCTGGCTGCTCCCCGCCCCGGCCCTGGCCACGGGCCCGCAGGCGACGACGCTGAAGCCGGCCACCTGCACGGTGGAGGGCATGCTGGACGACGTGCGCGCCGCACTGAAGGGCGGCTCGCCGGCCCTCCAGCGCTACGTGAAGCTGCGCCTCAAGGAGGCCGCGCTCGCCATGCCGGCGGAGTCGCTCCTGGCGGCCCTGGCGCGTGAGAAGGACCCGGCCGTGCTGGAGGCGCTGGGCGCCGCGCTGTCCACCAAGGCCAGCAACGCGGAGAACCCCACGCTGGTGCAGCCGCTGCTGGCGCGGGCCAGCGGAGACTCGGACCCGTCCGTCCGTGCCGCGGCCGTGCGTGCGCTGCGCTCCACTCCCTCGGTGGAGTTCATGGAGAAGAACGGCGGCGTGGTGACGTACGACCAGCTGGTGCGGGACTCGTCTCCCGAGGTGCGCGCGGCGGTGGCGGACAACCTCGTCGCGGAGAGCCTGGAAGTCTATAGCGGCCATGACCGCAAGGTGTCCGAGGCGGCGGTGGCGGCGGCGGCCGCGGCGGAGGACCCGGCGGTGGCGGCGAAGCTGCTGGGCGAGGTCTCCATGGAGGCCGTGGGCCCCGCGGCCGTGGAGCAGGTGACGAAGCAGCTCCGCGCGGAGGACCCGACGCTGCGCGCGTCGGCGGCCACGGCGCTGGGCGGCGTGCCGGGCGCGGCGTCCGAGGGCGCGCTGCGCTCGCTGGTGGACCTCTACAAGTCGGATACGAATCCGGCGGTGCGCAAGGCGGCGCTCCAGGGCATTGCGCGGCTGGGCATGTCCGGCGCGCGGCCCGTGCTGGAGTCGCTGCGCGGCGTGGACCGCGCCATGGACCCTGAAATCGAAGCGTGGTTGTCCGCCCTGAGCC